A single region of the Streptomyces sp. ITFR-16 genome encodes:
- the panC gene encoding pantoate--beta-alanine ligase, whose translation MTASAATLLSTAAELEAYAPGGDRAERAVVMTMGALHDGHASLIRTARALAGPAGQVVVTVFVNPLQFGEAADLDRYPRTLDADLAVAGEAGADAVFAPSVEEVYPGGEPQVRISAGPMGERLEGASRPGHFDGMLTVVAKLLHLTRPGLALFGQKDAQQLALIRRMVRDLNFPVEIVGVETAREPDGLALSSRNRFLDPQERRTALALSRALFAARDRLAAQQALHARAQTAGATEDRAAGLNRLGEARLAADAQAVARARPETGPAAVRAAARTVLDDAAAAQPPLDLDYVALVDPADFTEIPDDRTAGDAILAVAARVGTTRLIDNIPLTFGATP comes from the coding sequence ATGACAGCGTCCGCCGCCACCCTGCTGAGCACGGCCGCCGAGCTGGAGGCGTACGCCCCGGGCGGGGACCGGGCCGAGCGTGCCGTCGTGATGACGATGGGCGCCCTGCACGACGGCCACGCCTCCCTGATCCGCACGGCACGGGCCCTGGCCGGTCCGGCCGGACAGGTCGTGGTCACCGTCTTCGTCAACCCGCTCCAGTTCGGGGAGGCCGCCGACCTCGACCGCTACCCCCGCACCCTGGACGCGGACCTCGCGGTGGCCGGGGAGGCCGGTGCCGACGCGGTCTTCGCCCCGTCCGTGGAGGAGGTCTATCCGGGCGGCGAACCACAGGTGCGGATCTCCGCGGGACCGATGGGCGAGCGGCTCGAAGGCGCCTCCCGCCCCGGGCACTTCGACGGCATGCTCACCGTCGTCGCCAAGCTGCTCCACCTCACCCGCCCCGGCCTCGCGCTGTTCGGGCAGAAGGACGCCCAGCAGCTGGCGCTGATCCGCCGCATGGTGCGCGATCTGAACTTCCCGGTGGAGATCGTCGGCGTGGAGACGGCCCGGGAGCCCGACGGCCTCGCGCTCTCCAGCCGCAACCGCTTCCTCGACCCGCAGGAGCGCCGCACCGCGCTCGCCCTGTCCCGGGCCCTGTTCGCGGCCCGCGACCGGCTCGCCGCCCAGCAGGCACTGCACGCCCGCGCGCAGACGGCCGGGGCGACCGAGGACCGGGCCGCCGGGCTCAACCGGCTCGGCGAGGCCCGGCTCGCCGCCGACGCCCAGGCGGTCGCCCGGGCCAGGCCCGAGACCGGGCCCGCCGCCGTGCGCGCGGCCGCCCGCACGGTCCTGGACGACGCGGCGGCCGCACAGCCTCCGCTCGACCTCGACTACGTGGCCCTCGTGGACCCGGCCGACTTCACCGAGATCCCCGACGACCGCACGGCCGGTGACGCGATCCTCGCCGTCGCCGCCCGGGTCGGCACCACTCGCCTCATCGACAACATCCCTTTGACGTTCGGAGCCACCCCGTGA